Sequence from the Phragmites australis chromosome 11, lpPhrAust1.1, whole genome shotgun sequence genome:
TACACATCgttaatatatagaaataatcaaatataatttaattttacatCTCAATTGGGAATATATCCTCGCAAAATTCCTCCCCGGACGAGGATTGGAGAAATCTTTTCTCTTATAACTAAATAGGGATAGAAATAGGGATGAGTAAGGATTTCCCGACCAGGATTGACACTGGTTCGCTTGTGATCTGTGCGTGAATCGACCATGCACAAGAAATAAATCAAGCTTTTTATGCGAGAGCTAAATTGGATATTCTGCGCTGACAACGATTTCCGTACTCATTGAATAGGGAGGGGGCATACCGAAGCCTTAAGGGCGAAGGCTTCTGGAGCCCCGCTGTAAAATGAAACCGAGCAGCAGCTGTGACGCCATGGTCGCGGGTCGGCAGGCAGCACAGCACAAGCGTTGTCGGCAGGGGCGTTCCGCGGCGAAAACGCGTTTCGTTCTGGGAGCACAAGCGCGCACAATACAGCCAGGCAAGCAGGCAGCGAAACAGGTCTACCCCCGAAGCCGCGGGTCCGAAACATAGCCAAGTTGCACTGACCATCTCGTGACCCTCATCTAGCAACGAACAAGCAGGTCGTCTACCCCAAACGAGCAGCAGACACCTGCGCAGAACAGATTCATCACACATTCAGCTATCCGGCACAGTTAGCTGGACGGACGGACCGTAAAACTCCAAACACCGGAGTCATAGTTGTACACCGAGACATTGGACCTGTGCCGGAGCAGAACACAAACAGAAATTCACTATTCACCTCACTGCAAACTCCGGGACTCAAGATGGCCTGACCACCTCGGATTGACGCTGACATTTGATTAACTGATAAGGCGCAAAAGAATCTGTGGAGCACTGCAGCGCATGATTGTCACAAAATGTGAGGCGACGTAGAAAAGGCGAGCATATGCAGCGCAGGTGGAATATGATGCGATGCGAGGAAGACGTTCGTCGCCAGCCAAATAAGGAGGTCCGTTCCTTCCCGCTGGTCGTTTCAGAAAGGAACTGATTCTTTTCAGTATTTCTTTGAAAGCACTTTCCAATTCTGGTGGCAAGCATCCTTTACTTGGAATAGAGAATCAAGACTTGCCAACTGGTCTGCATGGGCCGATTGCCATTGCCATCTCCTGCCAGAAAAGCGAAAAAAGACTGGTTCTGAAACTCAACAGCGGCAGCAAGAATTGCTTGAATAGCATACAACGTGCAAGGAGATAGGAGATTAATCTGTCATGTACAACATCGATTGAGAGTCAGGGGTTCGTAAAAGCCTAAACATGCACAATATGATGTGATTCAGATCGAGGTTTGCCACCGTTTGATCATGAAAGCAGGATGCATTTTGAAGTTCCTTCAACCAGTGCTCTCCCTAGACCAATAGAAAACCATGACCATTTGATTTGAGTATGGAATGGTTTGAAACTGAGGCATCCAAAACATAATTTCTAAATGCCATTCAAGAAACGAACAGATTCTTTCCAGCAATTCTTTATCATGTCAACAACTTTCATAGTGTATTTCTCATCCTCTGGATAATATCCAATCGGGTCATCCAGCAGTGAGGCTTGCATATCCAAAACACCTTCCAGTGTTGCATGAAGACAATATGCTGAATAACTGATGTGGTAACCCCCTTCCTGGACAATCAATATTTTCCCATTACAATGTTGATTAGCCATGCTCCTCATTACTTGTCCAATTTTCCTATAGCCGTCCATGGTCAAGCATTGTCTTCCATTGGGATCGAACTGCACGTACATAAACCATTATTAGTAGTCTACGAGAGCCTTAGTTTAAAAGGAATGCTTCTAAAATATCAACATTATGCCATCTAAAGAACCTTCCGTTATAAGGTGTGCAATTATCTCCACCAATTCGTGGCACGGTATTTAGGTAAACAAAGAAGAGGGGAGACAAGGGGAATTAGGTCATCCAATGAGACAACATGTGAATTAAAATTTCATATCAGAAACTCCAAAATAACGACAACAGCAGGGGCCTAAATATAACGCTTCAGGTCATACTTGAATGAGAGTATAAAAACTGAGTATAATAACCATATACTTACTTAAACGGAAAATCTTCTCACACCATTACTTTCTGCTCATGTAACTAACCTGAAAAGATATTACATACAACAATTTGGAACACATCGGTGGCCTGTGGCTATCATATCCTATGCAACCTTGCACTTTTTCACCATCTGCAAAGGCTACCAGCCCACCAAGACCATGCTTGAATGGTCATTGAGCAATTCGTGGGTCTTGTTGAACAGAGGACACACTAAAAGAAGGGAAGCAGTGGAGCTGATATGTATCAGCAGCCTGAAGCACATCTAGTGCATCAATTCTGGCTAGCAGCCTGCACAGTTCTCTTCTCATGCTCACGCCGCTGTACTCACTGTGTCAGTTACTAGCAAAAGCGACAGAAGTACACTACAGTGAATGAACCAGTAATATATACTCTAGCATGTAAAGAGAACTTAGCTAAATTTAATTGCACCTATCTATTCTAAACTGCAGTTGTTTTATGGCTTTCAGATTTCCTTGATGAAACAAAGAATGGAGGATCCATTTAATGGCCACAAGGTCCCTGATCAAAATGACCAAAGGAACGTCTAGGATCCATTTAATGCCCACAAGTACGACCTATTTAGTCTATGTGTATATTGAGCATCACAATTGGTAGAGTATCTCAATCTCATCAAGCAATTCAGGTGATTTTTGCTTCGATATTTCAACAGCCAGCGTCATTTATACTGAAGACAGTTCCTCCTCTTTATCTTGCGTACCTTCCTTCCATTATTTGTTAACCACAATTTGGCTTCTATTATTTAACTCTAATTTCGCTGTATTTGTTTTCTTTCCCAAAATTGTCATCCTTATGTGCAAATGCATAGAACTTCAAGAAGTTTAGTGTGAACGCAACAAGAAATTTACTAGCAGAATAAAGAAACTAAGCTGACTCACCGCACTAGAATCTTGACCAATGACAAAAACCAAAAGCTGAGGCTGAAACTTATCAATAGCCGGAACAACCAACTCGTTCATCGCATATTCATACCCTGCATCCCCACTTCCATTAGGCAAAGGTATATTAAGATTGTACCCAAGCCCCTTGCCTTCACCAATCTCATCGACCGAGCCACTCTGCGGATGCGATGGACCCCATGAACCATGCCTCATGTGGAGAGAGATCGTCAGCACCCTGTCTGTGCGATAGAAGCCCTCCGCAGTACCGTTCCCATAGTGCACATCAATATCGACAACGGCAACCTTTGCGCACCCTCTATCCAGAGCCAGCTGCACAGCAAGCCCCGCATTGTTCAGAAAGCAGTAACCATCGGCACGGTCGGGCTGCGCGTGATGGCCAGGGGGGCGGACCAACGCGTAGGCCAGGTTCCCGTGCCCATCGAGTATGTGCTTCACGGCGGATAGCGTGGTTCCGGCGGCCAGAAGCGCCGCGCCCCAGGAGCCAGGGTTCAAGAAAGTGCCTTCGCATAGCTTCTTGGCTCCGGCGGCATTTGCCTGCACGAGCTCCTCTATGTATTCTGCCAACCACATCAAGATTTAGTCACTGCACCGTGATGATTACTGATTAATTGATTACACTATCTTATAATAACGCAAACACGAGAAGACGTCAGATCAATAAATGCGATGGGAAAGGCAACAAGTGTTCCCAATCCATGAGGTTTGGGACGAGATTTGGGGCTGACCGGCGGAGTGGAAGGAGAGGAGCTCGGAGGCGTGGGCGGGGCGGCCGGAGTGCCAGGAGAGGAAGGGAGCGATGGGCCCCCGGCGGAGGATGGAGACCATGTTGCGGACGCGGTCGGCGTTCTCCGGGTGCTGGTCGAGCACGTCGAGGAACCCCGGGTCGCGGCCCGAGTCGAAGACGCCGCGGCCGGCGTCGTGGGCCAGCATGCCCTCGTGCCAGAACACCGCCAGCTTATCTCCCGTCGGTGGAGGCGCCTCCACGGCCGGGGAGGAGCCGGAATCCATCGGCGCGGGGATTTTGCGGTGGTGGCTCCTGTTGTTCAACGCCTGCGTCTGTCTGACTCGGCGTTCGGGCAGAGACGCGTTGTTTGGAAGGAGAATGTGCATGGGCCAGCATGACGGCCCATGGGCCCAAAGTGTGCACGTTCCTCTCAAACGCGTCTGCTGCATGTGGTGGATGTTGCCATATGGGCCTTTGGCAGCTTATCTTcgatcttttctatttttatatttttaaaataaaaattgtaaatatatgtttatcttgaaaaattacaaatctagacCCATGTCGTCTGTTAAGGACATGTTGTCCTTCCAATAGATaataagtttaaaaataaaaaaatattgcattctaatacttcaaaatttaaaatactattgaattagtcatgaaaaattattaaatatatatatatatagtctagAGGATGCTATCATatatctctaaaaaaattcaaatcaaacaattacttgtgcAATGATAATTTTCTGGAATcctgaaatttatcttttttttctcattgtacaagtcatatttttgtctaaaattTTTTAGAGAGCTAGATAATAGTATGCTCTACACCATAGAATTATTTCAAAAAACTTTATGACTATTTCAATATTATTTTGAATTCTGAGAGTACTGGAACattatgtttttaaaaaaaattaaacatggAAGTGTGATATGTGTCGTGGGACACTGACCTGTCTACCCGTTACGCGTTTACCCACAGGTAAAAACCCTAATAGGATCAGGTATGGGTAGCATTTAGATTCCATATGTATATTCGTAGACAAAAAATACTACCCAATGGGTATACGCATACGTGAGTATGGGTAAGACCACATGTATAGTCCCCACAGGCCACATGCCCACATCTACCTACCCTCATCTCATCGACTCATCCTCATTAGCTCACACGCCACACCCCACCCACACGTGGCCTTTGCCTCTAGCACCGTGCCCCGTGCCCTCGTCGCCTCCAGCTCCAgaaccgccaccaccaccgctagGGATGGCAATCAGGTACCATGGATACAGGTAGTGCTCACCCATACCCATACCTGTTAGGTTTTTACCCGCTCGCGGGTATACCCCCGAAAGCCCAAGGGCGAAGAGCAGCTCCCAAACCCATTACCCGTGAGTACCCGTTACCCGTTTACCCACTAGTGAACCATACTAGTCTGACAATCTTTGAAGAAAATTTTTCTCAATTCATGAAAGACAAATTAACAATGCCTTATTTGCTTCTTTGATCAAATAAAGAAACCACTGATGCATGCAGTTAGGACTCATGGTTTGCACTCAGTTCACCATTCACTTCAGAAACACCTTGTAAATTGCATGCAAAAAGATCCACAAGTGCAGTCAAAGTGTGTACTGAACTGGTGACTGACAAACCATTTCTATTATCCTACACCTATCTCTCATGCTACTATTAATTCAGCTAAGCTCAATGTGCAGTTGAGGGTTGAGTTGGCCCACCTATCAGACTTGTTTCACGGGTAAACGGGTTTCGTGGGTATATATATGCCTTACATGTCGGGTAGTATTTTTttgggataaatgcaaaaacccccccaaaagtcacttggattttgactttcccccccaaaagttgttttgttgcaaaaaaaccccccaaatgtttgattttgttgcaaaaacacccccaaaaattcaaaacaatttaaaacaaatcacaaaaaattctaaaaaaaactagagacaattataagaccttttgtgaaatttgttttcaaaaataatatcctttgcatcatatttcatggagagtaagtttgaaaaaaaagaaaaatgtgtaactcatttattaattcgagttaaatgcatagttaattatttactaatccaaaaatcatgaaacaaaattttttagtcttcttacatgattatctatcttgtaaaaatacatgaaatcttgaaatagttattgtaacgtgcaggattcagtaaatgggttgcagatagattaattcataactaatccattacacccccaaaattagtgaaaccacttttattagtttacttaaacaattatttgtgtaggaaaaataatggtagacatgacaaagttaaaataacatgagttaataaatgagctacacatttttctttttttccaaacttcctctccatgaaatatgatgcaaaggatattatttttgaaaacaaatttcacataaggtcttagaattgtctctagttttttttagaatttttttaatgatttttttatttttttgaatttttggaggttttttgcaacaaagtcaaacttttggggggctttttgcaacaaaacaacttttgggggggaaagtcaaaatccaagtgacttttggggttttttttgcagttttcccttttttttttgcccatGAACATACCTATAGGTACAAAATGCTACCCATACTCTATCCCATTTTGATATTTACCTACGGGTAAATGAGTAATTGGAAtaaattgccatccctagccaTTGCCTAGCACCCTAACCCCGCTTATCGGTCTCCAGGACCGCACGTCCGCACCCCACCTCTAGGATCAGGACCGCACCACCCCTCCAGCAGCTCGCCCCGCCACCTCTAGATTCAGATCCGATgccaccaccggccattgccCAGCCCCGCCTCCAAGTCTCTAAACCCGCGTGTCCGCACTCCACCTCCACAAGGACCAAGAGTCCTTGATCTTGAGGGGAAGAGAGGGGTGCTCATGCTTTGATCTCACCCATCGTCATCTTAGTCGCAATCCAGATCCGAGGTCAATTTCCTAGCCTCCCCTTCCTTTCCTCGCATCTCCTCGTGCCCCATTCCAGATCAAGACACCTCTGCAGACTGGTGAGGAGTGTAGATCTATCTGGGCTTGtattgatttcttcttttgttggtgAGGAGCCCTAGTTTGCTTCGAGACAGTTTGTTTTGTTCCGCAGAATCGAATGTTTGTTGCGACGAATCAAAATCTTTCATTCTGGTATAGATAATACTATCTCCAATCCGTCTAGTTTATTGCGAATTCGTTTGTTGCATTAGGATCCATTCCGATTGGATTGCATTTTCTCCTCACGATTCATACAATAGAGTATTGATAgcagtttattttttaaagtttgTAGGGTCCAATCAAGATCAGAAATTTGACAAATTTGTGTTTGTAATCTCTGTAGAATGTGTTCTACTTCTACTACTCTTGAATCTTGATAGATTGTGTTCTAGCAAGTAATTAATCTCAATCTGCTTGCATGAAGTGGATAAATGATTCTGAAATGCATGCCACGCATGTTCAATCCCATGCAATTTGCCTGCTGTGTTTGTTTGATTATATTAAGTTAAATAGTAGGAAAGTTGCTTACTGATTGATTGTTCATCTGGTGTATTCAAATTTATAAGTGTTGTTACAATAATATGTTGATTTTCTGATGATGTCCTTGTTCATATGTTCATTTGAGCTTTGAGGTGCCCATCTGTTTATTTGGGTAGAGATGAACAAAGCATTTAGCTGGGAGGAATCAATATTTTCTGATGATATTCTTGTTCATATGTTCATGGATTGCTCAATGTTGCTATACAATCATTGTAAacatggtgttttttttttactatgaaTGGATCTAGTCATGGTATTCCTATGAATGGATTGCTCAATGTtcactagttttttttaaagatccaGT
This genomic interval carries:
- the LOC133885233 gene encoding histone deacetylase 8 isoform X1, producing the protein MDSGSSPAVEAPPPTGDKLAVFWHEGMLAHDAGRGVFDSGRDPGFLDVLDQHPENADRVRNMVSILRRGPIAPFLSWHSGRPAHASELLSFHSAEYIEELVQANAAGAKKLCEGTFLNPGSWGAALLAAGTTLSAVKHILDGHGNLAYALVRPPGHHAQPDRADGYCFLNNAGLAVQLALDRGCAKVAVVDIDVHYGNGTAEGFYRTDRVLTISLHMRHGSWGPSHPQSGSVDEIGEGKGLGYNLNIPLPNGSGDAGYEYAMNELVVPAIDKFQPQLLVFVIGQDSSAFDPNGRQCLTMDGYRKIGQVMRSMANQHCNGKILIVQEGGYHISYSAYCLHATLEGVLDMQASLLDDPIGYYPEDEKYTMKVVDMIKNCWKESVRFLNGI
- the LOC133885233 gene encoding histone deacetylase 8 isoform X2; its protein translation is MDSGSSPAVEAPPPTGDKLAVFWHEGMLAHDAGRGVFDSGRDPGFLDVLDQHPENADRVRNMVSILRRGPIAPFLSWHSGRPAHASELLSFHSAEYIEELVQANAAGAKKLCEGTFLNPGSWGAALLAAGTTLSAVKHILDGHGNLAYALVRPPGHHAQPDRADGYCFLNNAGLAVQLALDRGCAKVAVVDIDVHYGNGTAEGFYRTDRVLTISLHMRHGSWGPSHPQSGSVDEIGEGKGLGYNLNIPLPNGSGDAGYEYAMNELVVPAIDKFQPQLLVFVIGQDSSAVSYMSRK